The nucleotide window AATATTCAATccttttaatgtaatattttcagaAGCATCAAAATGTCAAGATTCATCAGCTCTTCTGCATCCCGGCCTTCATTATGGTGTTTCTCAAACTACCACCATCTTCATGGAGACCATACGTTTCTTGATGAAAGTCAAGGCTGTGCAGGTCAGAGTATTTGGAAAAGGGCGAGTAGATGGAAAGATTTTAGCAAACTCTTTATTCTGTCCATAATGATATCTTTCAAGCTTACATATTTGTGAAACAGAAATCAAATATGCTTTTGAGAGCATACTTTAAGCCCAACGGGAAGAACATCCAAACATGAACTACTCTTTGCACATGGCAGCAGAAGACTTCACTGCAAGTTCTGCTCCCTGTAGAATACCAACAGAGCTAAATCAGACTCTAAGGCATATGTTGCCTGATATCACTTTATTATGGGAATTCATTTTGTGAGTGTTGGGGGTTCACAGGAGCCAAAtcattcccttcttcccttctagGTTAGATACAATTAGAAACATACACAGTACTATGTGGgggaataaaaatattagcttatTTTTATTGGTAAAACTGAGCTGGACAACGTAACTAGCCCCACATTTGATTTACCCATGCAGTCACAGGTAGAGCAGCTGAAGAATTGAAGCCTCCTCTCAGAGAAGAGCATCCTAGGAGGTCTGCCTATGACATGGGAAGCAAGAAGCATATTCATGAGCAAGCAGTAGGGGAGAGCAAGATTCAGGAGCCAAGAGTGTTTGGTTTTGATCCTGCCAAGTGCATGCCCTACCCGAGGGCAGGCAAGCTCAAGAAAGGGCAAGAATTATTAACTGGGTGGGATTGAGCCACATTAAGCAGGAGCCTTTAACACATTAACCCTCCTCAAAATAGAAACAGACTCTCTTCTTCCACAGCTAAATAAGTCATTAGCCCCCCAAGGTCAGAGACCCAGAAGACAGGTAGAAAAAATAGCTGCAGCTGTTCCCTCTAGTATTCTCCTAAAAAGGTGTAAGTATAATGTAGAATTTTCTACATTATAGGCTGAGATGGGAACAGTGGGAGATGAAAAGAAGGATTTACCCTTGACTTAAGAAGTatatctttgttaaatttgtAAGTCTTATAAAGTGTAAAAAGCAaagatttggccaggcatggcggctcacccctataattccagcacttttgggaagccaaggcaggaggattgcttgaggccaggaggctgcagtaagcagccctgggtgacagagcaagaccctgtctcttaaaaaaaaaaaaatacaaaatacaaaaattgacccAAAGTACGAAAATGGTAAACATAACCAATGTTTGGAGGTTGATCCAAAACAGACATTTATGTTTCTAAGATTTCAAGTCTAGATTGTTAGAAAGGCAGTTTTACCTCACTTAAGTTTCCTTACAATGTCAGCTGCCTGAAAATGTTACCTCCTTTGTAAATGGGGTGATTGATGATGTGCCTTTGTCTGCTGCATAATACATACAGTCTAACACTCACCTAGTATGATGACCAGCAAGACCAGAATTGTACAATATTGCAAGTTATTCACTTGGTAATGTCTTCATTTGGTGACTAGGTGAATAGCTGGTAATGGAACTATGAAGTGCAGAGTGTTTGTAATTCACCCTTTACCTTTTGAAGTTGAGGATAATTATTTCATTCTGTAATATATTTCTTACTATTTATTATCAGAGACAGAATCTTTCAACTGAAAAAGACACAATGCAGCCATTTATATGTTCCTTATAATCTGATTATCCTTGCAGTATGTGCAGAGAGTGCTTGCACATGAGCTGTTATGCCCTCAAGGAGGCCCCAGCTGTGAATATTACTTGGTGCTGGCCCAAACACACATTCTTAAGAAGGACTTTGCCAAGGCAGAAGAATACCTTCAACAAGCAGCCCAGATGGACTACCTGGTAATGACTTTTGCTAAAGCCTCTTGAGTCTGGAGAAGGGGCTTTATTTAAAGGTGGTGATGCCATATCACACATAGATTTCTGGTGAACAGAGGTGGTGGTCATCAGTTGTCAGTAAACTCATCTCTCTATACCCttccatttgcttttcttttttttttttgagacggagtctcgctctgtcacccaggctggagtgcagtggcgcaatctcggctcactgcaagctccgcctcccgggttcacgccattctcctgcctcagcctctccgagtagctgggactacaggcgcccgccaccacgcctggctaattttttgtatttctagtagagacggggtttcaccgtggtctcgatctcctgacctcgtgatccgcccgcctcggcctcccaaagtgctgggattacaagcgtgagccaccgcgcccggcctccatttgCTTTTCTTAAGTAATCAtgagttggctgggcgcggtggctcacaactgtaatcccagcactctgggaggctgaggcaggcagatcatgaggtcaggagttcaagaccagcctggccaacatagtgaaaccccatctctactaaaaatacaaaaaattagacgggcgtggtggcggatgcctgtaatcccagctactcaggagggtgaggcaggagaatcgcttgaacccgggaggcggaggtttcagtgagcagagattgagccattgcactccagcctgggcaacagtgcaagactccatctcaataaataaataaataaataaagtaatcaTGAGTTTTGCAAAGGGCAGAGAAAAGGAGATCTTTAGCTGATAgtgtttatttcaatttttctagatttcttatattttctcatgtgAACAGTATTGGGGTTCTGCTTGaatgtttttcttaatatttactcCACACCCAAAATGGCTTTAAAGAATGCAAGAAAGAAATCTGAGGGCAGACCTAGAAAAATGTCTCCTTGTACAATTAAATGGTTATGTTTCTGAGTgctcttagaaaaagaaaacagttgatctgaaaaagaaaagaaaagagaaaggaaatggactTCATCTAtctaaatttaaatgttaaacaaaGATCATCAAGATACTTTTAAACACTACCTTATCCCATGTACTACTTGCTTTTCACTTTCCCAGAACCCCAATGTCTGGGGCCTGAAGGGCCATCTGTATTTTCTGAGTGGAAATCATTCTGAGGCCAAGGCATGCTATGAACGAACCATTAGCTTTGTAGTGGATGCTTCTGAGATGCACTTCATCTTCCTGCGACTGGGGCTCATCTATCTGGAAGAGAAAGAGGTGAGGGGTAGAGGATGGGGAATAACCCCATGGTCTTGGACCTGATTGTAATTCAAGCATTAACATCTATCTGTGTGGACTAAAACTAGTAATATAATAATGACACTTTTACATCCAAaggtaaagtgacttgcccaacatCAGACAACCAGTAATTAGTGGAAGCAGCATTCAAACTCAGGCAGGCTGAAACCAGAGTCTGTGATTTTAACCATTATTCTACTAAACAGTTCTTAAGAATTCAGTAAATGTTATGTTAGCTAAAATTGTATTTGCAGTAGTAGAAACATCCTTAGCTTGACTTACCTAACAGAAGGTATCATGAGCTTCAAAAGGACTTCTCTCCAAACTTTCTCCTAAACACAAAGGGTTATATTTAATTTAGCTGAAGCTAACCCCATTCCATAGGGCACTCTGACCTGACCATGGAAGCAGTCCCTCCCCATATTTTGGGAAATATTCCaagttctttggaaaaaaaaaaactttcttttattGAAAATTTCAATACATACAAAGCAAACAGAATAGTAGAATGAAACACCATGTACCCATCATCTCACTATAACAATTATCAACATTCTGCCAAAGGCCTTTTGACTCCCCTGCTTTTGTTTTgactttattctatttttcccATCAGAACACCCAgctgtctttttatttaatataaaacagcaacagcaacaagaaaTTACAATGCTGTATGACGTTAAATGGAAAGCTCACATAGGCTTGAGAGAAATCTCTATCCCACTGTAGTGAAGTATATAAGGAAAAGTTTTCTTTCTGATGTCATTGAAAGCTGCATCTTCAGAGCACTGCTGACTTAGGCAGACCCTGGACAAGCAGGTCTTAGGCTGTTTGCTGAGGCTTAGCTATAGATGTATCTCATGTTGGAGATACAGGACAAGAAATTGTCCCTTCAGGGCTATGTCCTTTGAAAGTTTGtcttttgaatttttctaaaattctaagatCTTTTACAACAAAGGGAATAGATTTCCAGAATGATGAGGCTGTATCAAGTATACCGTTTAGTCCAGAGATTGTATGTTTGTCATGCCACCACATGATGTTGCATTTAAGTAAAAGGGAGTAATCCATGAAGTGGAGGTGGAATTCAGATAAGCATGATGGTTGCCCCCACTTTCAGTGTAACTCCTTGCCTCAACTCTTACAGAGACTATAAATGTCTTTGGAACTACTTCCAAGTGAAAATCTGCCCTTTCATGTGATCTATCCATCTCCTCTCACCAATCTTCTTGCAATAACTCCCTTAAGGTAGACGTAAAAGTACAATTAAAGGACTTACTTAACTTAGATTGTTCTGGAGGGCAACTATCAGAGATCCCATGATCATCCCAGCAATATGGGGTTTGAAGCTTCTAGAACAGTAGCTTAGTGGTGCTTTCTTTCTACAGtatgaaaaggcaaagaaaacctATATGGAAGCCTGTAAGAGATCACCTTCATGCCTTACCTGGCTAGGACTGGGAATCGCCTGCTATCGGGTAAGAGGATGAAGGCTTGAGACTAGGGCTGTGGATACAGCTGACCTTgattccttggccttccaagcaTCCTGGAGGTTTGTGATGACATTGGAATAGCAATCAGGGCTGTCTGCTGTAATGAAAAGTTGTTCTTCAAAGGTGTTCCGTGAACTGAAGGTCACTTAACtagctagaaaaataaaagatctttttaaaaaatcccagaaAAACCTGAACCAAGAAgctacataataaaaaaatttcatgTTATTTGGTATAGACACTCTTTTGTGATATTATCTGTAAGAAAAAGGTGATATGGGAGATGAAGAATCTATTCAAGTCAATTAAAGAAATTGATTGACACTTACTAAGCACTGTGACCCTTTGATATGCAGGAGGAGTGGCTGTAACTTCTGGCAGAAGCTTTTGCTCTGCTTCTCCTAAAAACTCTTTACTTAACCTTCCCTCATTTCCTCCAGTCTTCAAAGAGGCAAACATCCTCTTGTTCCTGCCTAATTTCTTCAGGTGTATTATTGGTTCCATGTCTCTCCTTTTCTTTGAATaccttactcatttatttatttatttatttatttatttatttatttatttatttatttttgagatggagtctcgctctgtctcccaggctagagtgcagtggtgcagtggtgtcacctcagctcactgcaacctctgcctcctgggttcaagtgatcctcctgcctcagcctcctgagtagctgggattacaggtgcccaccaccatgccaggctaacatGCAACAGAGCCATGCCAtgaaacagagcaagatccccatctctacaaaaacattaaaaattaaccaggcatggtggcatgtgcctgtagtcccagatacttggaaggctaaggtggaaggattgcttgtgGGAACACagaagttagaggctgcagtgagccatgattgtgccactgcactccagcctgggtgacagagcaaaacctcatctctaaaaataaatagacaaatagatacaaaatatgaagaaaacattAAAGTATCCATAATTCCACAAGTTGGTgataaccactgttaacatttgaATGCATTTTCCTCCcgtctttttttaatatatatgaaagcaattttaatgtataaaatgtaaatatttactgcTTTGTAACCTTTTATCTACTTAACAGTATAGTATTGGTATCTTCTtatagctctgtcacccaggctggagtgcagtggtgccatcttggctcactgcaacctctgcctcctgggttcaagtgattctcctgcctcagcctcctgaatagctgggattacaggcgtgtgccaccacacccagctaatttttgtgtttttagtagatgcgggatttcgccatgttggccaggctggtcttgaactcctgtcctcaggtgatcctcccacctcggcctcccaaagtgctgggattacaggcgcgagccactgcacccggcctgtgttttgtttttcacacaTCTGTCAgtgagctctttgagggcagatattgtattttatttatttacttgagacagggtcttgctctgtcacccaggctggtgtacagtggcttaatctcagctcattgcaatccctgcctccagggctcggttgatcctcctgcctcagcctcctgagtacctgggactataggattttatttttttactcccAGCATCTAGCATACTGCCTGACACAGAGCAAATCCTTGGCAAATGTAGGTTGATTAAATAATGAATCAATGTCTCAGAGACTTCAAAGTGTGGGCCAAAGTATGGGTGTGGGTGAAAGGCCATCTCTTGTCTTCAGCCTAGAAACCCATTATTTAGTTACTTTAAAGCagaaaaagtaggctgggcacgggtggctcatgcctgtaatcccagcactttgggaggccaagatgggcagatcacttgaggccaggagtttgagaccagtctggccaacatggtgaaaccccatctgtactaaaaatacaaaaattagccaggtgtggtggcgggtacctgtaattctagctactcgggaggctgaggcaggagaatcgattaaacctgggaggcagaggttgcagtgagccgaaatcatgccattgcactccaggctgggcagcacagcgagactctgtcgaagagaagagaagaggaaaagaaaagaagaaaagaaaagaaaaaagaaagaaaacggggggtgaggaggggaggggagaggagagaggagaggaaaggaaagagaggagagaaaagaaaagaaaaaagaaaagagaagagctaCTTTACTGGGGAAGGGAGAGCCTTTTGGAATGTTTTACAAAGCAACAAAGCAAACTCACAGTTTTAGGAAGCAGCAACAATTTCCATGTGCCCAGAGCTCAGAGTGCACCCCAGAGTCTCTGAATACTGCATTGATTGCTCGGGATTGGGCTGTTAATAACTGATACTAGGGGAAGGAAAGCTTTCTGGACAATAGTATTTCAACAGGCAAATCAGATTTTTACCTCAAGAAAAGGATGcacaatgtaaagaaaaaaaactataaatgtaTCTGACAGCCCACTGTGTGTGGAGAAATCACTGAATGATGCACGCATGAGAGTGAGTCCCTGTGGATTTCCAACCTTGCACGTGAAGCTCCATGGTTTATAGATGTCCTGATGGGACCGCTGTAGAGGGAAGGAACAAAGGGGTATAAGTTAAGAGCTTACTAGGCAGGGCTCCAGAATCCCCGACCTGGCTTTTTAATCAGAGCTCTTCTACTTTTAATTGGTTCATATATTGAACCACCACATAAGATTTCCTTTGAAGAAAAGAGTTCTGatgctaaaaatattaaaaagttgaaaaccaTTGGTATAGGTCACATACACCAGTATTATTGGGACATAGTGGTTTCAGCTAAGCTAACTCACATGTCTCATTTTTCTGTCAAGCTGGAGGAGCTCACAGAGGCTGAGGATGCTCTCTCTGAAGCCAATGCATTGAACAACTACAATGCTGAAGTATGGGCGTATCTGGCTCTGGTCTGCCTGAAAGTGAGTGTTTATTATCCTTCCACAATGCCCTTTTAGGGCAAGAGGTGAGGGGTCAAGTAAGCAAGGGGCAGCAGATGGCCATTAATGCATGGTAGCTGAAATCTGATAAGCTCTAGGTGTAATCATTATGCTGATGACAAAGGAAGGGCCAAGTCTAGGTAGGCTCTACTTGGAACatgcttaaaaataatatatttaggtGTGTTTCTCTGGAAAGGAAGTTCTAAAAATAGGAGCAATATTGTATCACAACATAAACTAGGTCACAGATTGATGAAGGAGATGTTCTACTAGTGTTTCTGAATCATTTCTTCCCATTGAAATGCTGGCTGAGGGTGCTTGTCCTTGATTTAGACGGGATATTGGGTGGAGGGTAATGTGGGAGTTCATGATAGGTGCTTTACCTATTAAAAATAACTCTCCCATAGTTAGACTTCAATAACTTGCGTATCAGTCTAAGATCACATTGGGAATAACGAGAGCCCTCAGT belongs to Symphalangus syndactylus isolate Jambi chromosome 4, NHGRI_mSymSyn1-v2.1_pri, whole genome shotgun sequence and includes:
- the LOC134736379 gene encoding cilia- and flagella-associated protein 70-like, translating into MDYLNPNVWGLKGHLYFLSGNHSEAKACYERTISFVVDASEMHFIFLRLGLIYLEEKEYEKAKKTYMEACKRSPSCLTWLGLGIACYRLEELTEAEDALSEANALNNYNAEVWAYLALVCLKVGRQLEAEQAYKYMIKLKLKDEALLAEIHTLQETIGFGNPSF